The genomic DNA AAATGACTTTCTTTTTTTATAATTATTATATCATAACATTTTACAAAAAATAAGACAGGCAAAAACTCAAAAATTGCCTATTTATTTTTCAAGTCACGCCTTTAGCGAATAATTAGAATATAAATTAATAATTTTGATATGGATGAGTATATTTCAGTGTATATTTCAGTGTATGGTATAATAGACTCTGAGGTGAAAAAATGAAAAATTGGAAAAACATTAAACATGAGTATGTTAAAATACTTCTTCAGAAACGACCAGGATAACAAACATCTATTTGAAAATTTAAAAATATACAAAGAAAAAGAAATAATAGAAAAATATTTAAATAAATATCCAGTAGTGTATGTAACCTTCAAAGATGCGAAAAAAGAGGATTTACTATCAATGAATTAGAAAAAAAATATATAAAACAAATATTAGAATTAGAAGAAATAAAAGGATATACAGTAGAAGATAAAATAGCAAAAGAAAGCATATTCACAGGAGTAAATAATTTAAAAGTTGCTACAGTAGTAAATGAATTATACAATGATAAGTTGGGATTAACTAGGGAAGAAGTCCATGAAACATTAAAATACTATGGAATGGAATATGAAGAAAAAAGGATAATAGAATGGTATAACGGATTTAATTTTGGGGGAATAGAAATATATAATCCATATTCAATAATAAATCTTGTAGATGAAAAAGAGATAAAAAACTACTGGATAAACAGCAGTGGAAATACATTAATAAAAGAATTAATAAGAAAAGGGACAGCAGAAATAAAAACAAAAATATATGAATTAATAAATGGCGGAACAATAGAAAGTACAATAAATGAAAATTTAGTATATGGAGATTTAAACGATAATCTTGAAGAAAGCATATGGACATTGTTCTTATTCACAGGATACCTAACCTGGAAAGATAAAAAAGGAGAAGGAAACAGTGTAGAGTACAAATTAAAAACACCTGATAGAAGAAAACTATGAAGAATTTAAAGAAGATTTTAAAGAAGCAGTTAAAGATACATTGAGTTATTTTGATATAACAGGGAAAGAACCAGAAAGATTTTACCATGGACTAACCCTTGGAATGAGCATGGCATTAAAAGAAGAATATATAATAAAAAGTGACAGAGAAGCGGGATATGGAAGAGCAGATTTAATATTAATCCCCAAAGACAAAGCAAAACCTGGAATAATATTTGAATTTAAAAAATACTATAAAAAAGACGGAGAATTAAAAGAGAGTGCAGAACTTGGAATGAAACAAATAGAAGAAAAGAAATATGAAAAAGAAGTAAAGAGTTATGGAATAGGAAAAGTAATAAAGGTTGCTATTGCTTTTGATGAAAAAAATGTGGAAATTGTTATTAAATAATTTTATTTTAAAAAAGATAATATTTATTGACAAAAAATACAAAAAAATGTTATACTAATCCAAAACTAAAAAGGTGGAATATTATGAAAAATAATTTTATTAATATAGTTTATAAATATGTAATGAAACAAAATTTTGATCATAGTCATGATTTAGAACATGTATTAAGAGTAACAAAAAATGCAGAAATAATAGCTAAAAAAGAAAATGCTGATATCGAAGTTGTTATAATAGCCTCTTTGTTGCATGATATAGCAAGACATGATGAATTAATTGGTAGAATTGAAGATCATGCGCTTGAGGGAGCTTTAAGAGCGGAAGAATATTTGAAAAGTATAGGATTTAAAAAATATAAAGAAGTATCTTATTGCATTGCTAACCATAGATTTAAAAAAAATATAATACCTAAAACTTTAGAAGCTAAAATACTTCAAGATGCTGACAGATTAGATGCTTTGGGATATATTGGTATTGCAAGAGTTTTTATGCATAAAAATGGTGGGAATTTACATGAAAGAATAGAACACTTTTATAAAAAAATATTAAAATTGAAGAATTTAATGAATACCAAAACTGGTAAAAAGTTAGCTGAAGAAAAACATAAAATCATTGAATTATTTATAAAAGGTCTAGAAAATGAAATTGGGGGATATTATGGAAAAGAAAGATAAAATTTTAAAGATTTTAGAAAAGTTTGAAAAACCTATAAAAGGAAAAATATTAGCTGAGAAAATTGGTGTTAGTAGGCAAATGATAATACAATATATTTCAAAATTAAAATCAGATGGTTATAATATAGTCTCTACAAGAGATGGGTACATGTTAGAAAGAGAACATGGGATAAGAAAAATGATAGCAGTTAAGCATGATGCAGATGAGATTGAAAGTGAATTATTTGCTATTGTAAATGCTGGAGGGAAAATATTAGATGTTATAGTAGAACATCCTATTTATGGAGAAATAAAAGGAAGAATAGATGTCAAAAATGAAGAAGATATAATTAAATTTATGAGTTTATTAAAAACAACAAATGCTACACCATTATTAGAATTATCAGAAGGTATTCATATTCATACTATTGAAGTTAAAGATGAAAAAACCTTCGAAAAAGTAAAAGAGTCGATAAGAAAATACTTAATTTTAGATTTTTGAATGGGGGGATAACATGAAATTTATTGATTTGAGAAGTGATACAGTAACACATCCTACTGAAGAAATGAGAAAAGCTATGTCTGAAGCAGAAGTAGGAGACGATGTATATGACGAAGATCCAACAATAAAAAAATTAGAATTTTTGGCGGCTGATATATTAGGAAAAGAAGCAGCATTGTTTGTTCCAAGTGGGACATTTGGAAATCAATTAGCTTTATTCACACATTGTAATAAAGGTGATGAAGTAATATTAGGTGATGATTGTCATATTGTTCAACATGAAGCTGGGGCTTCCGCGGTAATAGCTGGTGTGCAATTAAGAACTATAAATTCTGATCATGGAATACTAAATCCAAAAGAGATTGAAAGTAAAATAAGAAAATTTGAAGATATACATTATCCAAAAACAGGATTAATTGCTTTAGAAAATGCACATTCTAATGGAAGAGTAATTCCATTAAAAAACTTTAAAGAAATTAGAGAAATTGCTGATAATTATAATATTCCTATACATCTTGATGGGGCGAGAATATTCAATGCCGCAACTGCTTTAAATGTTGATCCAAAAAAGATCGCTAAATATGCTGATTCTATTAGTTTTTGTTTATCTAAAGGACTGTGCGCACCAATAGGTTCAATTTTGGTTGGAAATTCTGAATTTATAGAAAAGGCAAAGAAAAAAAGGAAAATAATGGGAGGAGGGTTAAGACAAGCTGGAGTATTAGCTGCAGCTGGTATTATTTCACTCGAAAAAATGCGTTTTAGATTACAGGAAGATCATGAAAATGCAAAATATTTAGCAGATCAATTATCAAGATTTGATTTTATTGATATAATTGAAAATGTTGAGATTAACATGGTCTTTTTTAAAATAAATAAGGAATTCAATAAAAAAGATTTTATTCTATTCTTAAGAAAAAATGGAATAAAAATCAACCCACCAGATGAGAATATATATAGATTTGTTACTCATTATTGGATAAAAAAAGAAGATATAGATAAAACAATTAAATTTATAGAAAAATTTTTCAATCAATAATTTGTAGTTAGGGGGATGTTGGGTGAAATATTCAAAAGTAAACAGTGCATATGTATCCGGTTTCGAAGTAAAACCTATAATTGTTGAAGTTGATATAAATTCAAAAGCTACGCAACAGATTTTTAAAATAGTTGGTATGCCAAGTACCGCCATTTTAGAAAGTCAAAAAAGAGTATTTAGTGCAATAAGAAATTCTGGATTCACATTTCCTAATGGAAATGTAACTGTTAATCTTGCTCCAAGTAATATAAAAAAACAAGGTACTCATTTTGATTTGCCAATAGCAGTATCTATTTTGCTAGCTTCAAAACAATTGAACTTTGATATAAATAATTATTACATATTTGGAGAAATTGGATTAAATGGTGAAATCAGAGGAGTTCCTGGTATAACATTACTTTTACTCGATATTGCAAATAAAAATAAAAATACAAAATTTATTATTCCAAAAGAAAATGAAGAAGAAGCTGTTTTTATTAAAAATAATGATGTTTTTGTAATTGAAAAACTAATAGATATTATAAATATTTTTAATATAGAAAAAAATAAGATGTATAAAGCAAATCCTAAAAAAATAGAATATGAAAAAGTTGAAAGTTCATTGAATTTTTCTGAAATAAAGGGTCAATATTTTGCAAAGCGAGCTGCGGAAATTGCAGCAGCCGGTTTTCATAACCTTTTAATGACAGGTAGTCCTGGTTCTGGAAAAACAATGATTGCAAGAAGAATTCCTACAATATTACCCGAAATGACTCATGAAGAGATGATAGAATCCACAAAAATATATTCTATATACGGATTTCTTAATAAAGTTATTAATAAAAGACCGTTTAGATCTCCACATCATTCGGCTTCAACAGCTTCTATAATTGGTGGTGGTGCAGATTCAAAGCCTGGTGAAGTTAGTTTGGCTAATAATGGTATATTGTTTTTAGATGAATTTCCAGAATTTAGAACTGATGTAATTGAATCTTTAAGGCAACCTTTAGAAGATGGTTTTGTAACAATTTCAAGAGCTAAATTAATTGCAACATATCCTGCAAAATTTATGCTTGTGGCAGCACAAAACCCATGTCCATGTGGATATTATAGTGATAATGAGCATGAGTGTTCATGTTCATTAAATCAGATTTTAAAT from Marinitoga hydrogenitolerans DSM 16785 includes the following:
- a CDS encoding AAA family ATPase, which produces MGKTLNMSMLKYFFRNDQDNKHLFENLKIYKEKEIIEKYLNKYPVVYVTFKDAKKEDLLSMN
- a CDS encoding AAA family ATPase; amino-acid sequence: MGLTREEVHETLKYYGMEYEEKRIIEWYNGFNFGGIEIYNPYSIINLVDEKEIKNYWINSSGNTLIKELIRKGTAEIKTKIYELINGGTIESTINENLVYGDLNDNLEESIWTLFLFTGYLTWKDKKGEGNSVEYKLKTPDRRKL
- a CDS encoding PD-(D/E)XK nuclease domain-containing protein, coding for MSYFDITGKEPERFYHGLTLGMSMALKEEYIIKSDREAGYGRADLILIPKDKAKPGIIFEFKKYYKKDGELKESAELGMKQIEEKKYEKEVKSYGIGKVIKVAIAFDEKNVEIVIK
- a CDS encoding HD domain-containing protein, whose amino-acid sequence is MKNNFINIVYKYVMKQNFDHSHDLEHVLRVTKNAEIIAKKENADIEVVIIASLLHDIARHDELIGRIEDHALEGALRAEEYLKSIGFKKYKEVSYCIANHRFKKNIIPKTLEAKILQDADRLDALGYIGIARVFMHKNGGNLHERIEHFYKKILKLKNLMNTKTGKKLAEEKHKIIELFIKGLENEIGGYYGKER
- a CDS encoding transcription repressor NadR, whose amino-acid sequence is MEKKDKILKILEKFEKPIKGKILAEKIGVSRQMIIQYISKLKSDGYNIVSTRDGYMLEREHGIRKMIAVKHDADEIESELFAIVNAGGKILDVIVEHPIYGEIKGRIDVKNEEDIIKFMSLLKTTNATPLLELSEGIHIHTIEVKDEKTFEKVKESIRKYLILDF
- the ltaE gene encoding low-specificity L-threonine aldolase, encoding MKFIDLRSDTVTHPTEEMRKAMSEAEVGDDVYDEDPTIKKLEFLAADILGKEAALFVPSGTFGNQLALFTHCNKGDEVILGDDCHIVQHEAGASAVIAGVQLRTINSDHGILNPKEIESKIRKFEDIHYPKTGLIALENAHSNGRVIPLKNFKEIREIADNYNIPIHLDGARIFNAATALNVDPKKIAKYADSISFCLSKGLCAPIGSILVGNSEFIEKAKKKRKIMGGGLRQAGVLAAAGIISLEKMRFRLQEDHENAKYLADQLSRFDFIDIIENVEINMVFFKINKEFNKKDFILFLRKNGIKINPPDENIYRFVTHYWIKKEDIDKTIKFIEKFFNQ
- a CDS encoding YifB family Mg chelatase-like AAA ATPase, with amino-acid sequence MKYSKVNSAYVSGFEVKPIIVEVDINSKATQQIFKIVGMPSTAILESQKRVFSAIRNSGFTFPNGNVTVNLAPSNIKKQGTHFDLPIAVSILLASKQLNFDINNYYIFGEIGLNGEIRGVPGITLLLLDIANKNKNTKFIIPKENEEEAVFIKNNDVFVIEKLIDIINIFNIEKNKMYKANPKKIEYEKVESSLNFSEIKGQYFAKRAAEIAAAGFHNLLMTGSPGSGKTMIARRIPTILPEMTHEEMIESTKIYSIYGFLNKVINKRPFRSPHHSASTASIIGGGADSKPGEVSLANNGILFLDEFPEFRTDVIESLRQPLEDGFVTISRAKLIATYPAKFMLVAAQNPCPCGYYSDNEHECSCSLNQILNYNKKVSGPIYDRIDIRIKVPRVKIDEMFVSSSEETSQAIKKRVEKASLIQIKRQGKLNGKLDQKEIKKYIKLDSKVESFLKNGAKKFKMTGRGINRILKISRTIADLKGLEKITIEDIAEAFQFRGDNNI